In the genome of Arachis stenosperma cultivar V10309 chromosome 2, arast.V10309.gnm1.PFL2, whole genome shotgun sequence, the window ATTAAAAAGAGTGGGGACAAAAagtagagaagaaaacaaatacaaagaaaaatcagaaccaGATGAAAACTCTACTGCAAAAGCCATATGGTTTACAATTCCACAATCCACATACCATTTTGAATTTGTCCATAGTCCCTGAAAGAACTCCTCTTGAAGAATCCATGTCATTCCCCTAAACAAATACCAACATTTTATCAAAGAAGAACAAAAAAGTAGCAGTGCAAATGGTAAATAGTTTTCATAGTTATATGCAAACCATGCGGTCCAGCATCCGGTTATGACTATCCACCTCCTCGTGTATATCACTTGAGATCTGTTACAATCACATCAACAACACGTTAACACATCAAAATAATGAGAAGGTTACCAACAGctgaaaagaaataaatgaggAAATGATCATAATTCACAGCGTTCTTCAAGTATAATATACAGGAAGAACAAACTTAGGTCTAGATTATTTtacaagaaaaattaaacttACTCTTTTCAACAAACTGACTCTATCTTGCAATCCACCCATTGCTCGCTTGTTATCTTGTTCATCAATTTCATTATAGGAGGAGTAAAGTGATGATGCTCGGATGCCTCCCTCCTCAATGCCGTCAAACAGAGCAACTCTGCTGTTCCGGGCGTCTCTGAAACAGGGAAAAGGTTTATAAGAAAATAGTAAGAGGCAAAAGTTAGATAATAAACAAAAGCAAGGTGATTTCCTTTGCATAAACCATACATTTAAACAGTTTTACAGTCTTTCCATCAGACATCTCCATGATTTCATAAAATGTTCAAGATAAGCAAATTATCTATGAGGAACAAAAAATTTGTTTCAGTATTTCTACCGTCACCTGTGAATGCTTGCGTATTTCAAAATAACAAACTTGTAAGTTAAAATAACCCTTCACAAGTTATCAAAATCCCAAAGAACTAATCATAGAGGGGAAAACGAAATAACTAGTCCAGTATAACCCAATTTCCACCAGAAAACTTACCCTTCAATTTCTTTAGTATCTGCCAATTTAGAAGTTCTTTTTCATGTTTAAAATTACATGTCACATtcaaatatcaagaaaatattaactattttcttACCAATTATATCTTTAAACTAATTATGCTGAACAATAGAGCGGAAAACATATGGTAATTCAGTATAACTAAATAAGGATAGTTTCATAAAATTAGCTTACTAGATACTAGTATCAAGATCATTTATTGACCTTCTGCATTGAATATAACCTCTATAATAACAGATATTTTGAAGTTTCGAGTGTACTTCGCCTACATATGTCCTTTTGATAGGGATCCAATAGTGAAATTTTGTTCACCACTGATCACGGACATATCACTTTGTAATCGAAAACAAAAACCATGTTCCGTCACGTTGCTTACATGTGAACATATCAGTGCACTCATGTTTGTGAATTTTCCTTTGGACTCGAAGAATAACCTAAATGTCAGCTCAAAAGCTTCCAATGCATATGTTTTGTGAAGATATGAAGAAGAGAGTACTCAAGAAAGGAATTGCACCAGGTGAAAAGAAGATGGGAAGCAAACAATCATTTAATTAATAGGATTATAGGACCTGATTGGATTCTAGTTTGAAAAACCTCATCACCTAATACTTGTTACAGGAATCAATTCTACACGCCACTACTAATAACTAATTCATCACTCATCAGACGAACTAAGTTACTCTTATATTATAGGAAGATCCAAACCACCAAGGATTACCATAATAGTAGAATTTGGGAACGAG includes:
- the LOC130961528 gene encoding bet1-like SNARE 1-1 — encoded protein: MNSRRDARNSRVALFDGIEEGGIRASSLYSSYNEIDEQDNKRAMGGLQDRVSLLKRISSDIHEEVDSHNRMLDRMGNDMDSSRGVLSGTMDKFKMVFEKKSSRRTFSLIASFVVLFLIIYYLTR